CTCTGGAATGTCCAGAATCCGCTGTGAGAGAATATGGGTGCGCTCCCCTGAAACCTGTTTGTACACACTTCCAGAATTTCAGCTCTGGGAGCGCTTTTTGTCCGCCTATTCAGGTGCAAGTTCTGAGCTATAGTTACCCTCGCGGCAGGGAGTCCTAAAAACTTGCTTGCAAAGGGCTTGAACTCCCAAACATCCAAGTGCATACTGCAGAGCACAAATTTAACTTTCTGCCAAGTGTAAGCATTTGACAGAATATTCTTCCCCTTCTTTCTTTGAGGTATATCTATGACTGTTCCTGATTCCAGCAAAGCCCGCCGACTAAGTGCCCACACCGTAGAGTCTGCCCCAGAAGGGTCACGCGCCCAGCTGGAAGCGGTGCAAAAGCGCAACGGCGGTTACCTGCCCAACCTGCTGGGCGTGCTGTCCAACTCGCCCACGGTGCTGGAAAGCTACCTGACCCTGTCCAAACTGAACGGCAAAACCAGCCTGACCCCTGATGAGCGCGAAGTGGTACAGCTGATGGCCGCTACCACGCACGGTTGCTCCTTTTGCGTCGCTGGACACACCTTGACGGCGCAGAAAACGACCAAGCTAAGCGCAGAGGATATTGAGGCACTGCGCGGTCACAAAACGCTGCAAGACAGCAAACTGGCCGCACTGGCCAGCTATACCAGCGCCGTGATCGCCAACCGTGGAGCTGTCTCAGACGAGGAGCTGCAAGCTTTCTTCGGCGCCGGCTATGACCAGGCACAGGCCCTGGAAGTGGTGCTGGGGGTGGGCCTGGCAACCATCTGCAACTTTGGCAACAACGTGGCTCAGACCACGCTGAACCCCGAACTGGAACCTTATCGCTGGGACGGCCTGAGCTAAGGCCTGCGCCCCCACATCTGACCTGAGCCAGGGCTTCCCTGGTTTTTTTGTAGCCCTACAAACACTGTAAATATCTAATATTTCTAAGAGGAATAAGTCATGAGCCGATTCACTGAACTGCATCAATGGTTAGAGGGCCATGCGGCCCAGCTGGACGCGGGAGATCCGCAAGTCAGCACTGAGCTGCTGCCGCAACTGGCCTCGGCTGGCCTGTTTCGCCTGGGGGTGCCCACGGAATACGGCGGCGCAGGTGGTTCCATCACCGAAGCGATTGAAGCGCTGGCCGATGTGGCCGAGCGCAGCCTGACGGCGGCCTTTGTCGGCTGGGGCCAGCGCACCTTTATCGAGTATCTGCTCACGGGCCGAAGTTCGGGGCCGCTGCGCGAGCAGCTGCTGCCCGGCCTGCTCAGCGGCGAGATCGCCGGGGCCAGTGGCCTGAGCAATGCCATGAAGTTTCTGTCGGGCATCGAGCAGATCAGCCTGAGCGGTAGACCTGACGCCGCAGGATGGACGGTAGACGGCGCGCTGCCCTGGGTCACCAATCTCCGCACGCAGGACCAGGGGTTCTGGGCCGCTGCTATGGTCGCCACGCCCGCCGGCTCTCCGCATCCTCTGGTTGCAGTCAGCCTGGCGCACACGCCTGGCCTGACCCGCACGCCCGACCTGGACCTGGTGGCCCTGCGCGGCAGTGCGACGGCGCAGCTTCATTTCGAGCAGGCTCAGGTGGCAGAGCATCATGTGCTGGACCCCGACGCCGCCGACTACCTGCCACGGGTTCGCCCGGCCTTTTTGGGCCTGCAACTCGCCCTGCCACTGGGCCTGGCCCGCCGCTCCCTGGCCGAGGCCCGCTCCCGGCTGGCCTGCTTCGACACCTCAGTCCTGCACGGGCCTGTGGCGGACACCCAGGCCGAGCTGGACGCCCTGAGCCAGCAACTGTATAGCGGCCTGGCAGCGGGAAAGTTCGTGCAGGACTGCGCCGAGCTGTTCCGCCTGAAAGTGGCCCTGGTCGAAACGGCGGGCCGGGCCGTGGATTTGGAGCTGCAGGCCACGGGCGGGCTGGCCTACCTGTCGGGCCGCGCCGATGGCCTGATGCGGCGCTGGCGCGAACAGGCATTCTTGCCACTCATCACACCCAGTGTGGTGCAGCTTCAGACCCAGCTGGCCCAGGCTGGGCAACCTTACACCGGCACCCCTACCAGGCAGGCGGCGGTATGACGGCAACTCCCGTGCTGAGCGCCAGAAACCTGGCCGTCCGCTACGGTTCTCAGGCAGTGCTGCAGGGCTTTGACCTCCAGGTGGCACCGGGTGAAATCGTCGCGGTGCTGGGGGCCAGCGGCGTGGGCAAATCCAGCTTGCTGCGTATCCTGGCCGGGCTGCAACCGGCAGGAGCCGGAGAAGTGCAGCTGAAGGGCCAGCGGCTGAACAGGCCGCACCCGGCGATGGCCTTTGCTTTTCAGACGCCCAGTCTGCTGCCCTGGCTGAATGTGGAGCGCAACGTGGCCTTCGGGCTGGATTTTCGCCACCAGCCGGCGCTGGACCCTGCTGAAAGACGCCTCCGGGTGGCGCAGGTGCTGGCCGAAGTGGGGCTGGAAGGCCAGGGCCGCCGCTTCCCGGCGCAGCTCTCAGGCGGGATGGCGCAGCGGGCGGCGCTGGCCCGCAGCTTTGCCCGACAGCCGGAAGTGCTGCTGCTGGACGAACCCTTCAGCGCCCTAGACGAGGTGCGCCGCAGCGAAATGCAGACCCTGCTGCTGGCCCTGCTGCAACGCCACCAGACGGCTGTGGTCCTGATTACCCACGATATTGACGAAGCGCTGCTGCTGGCGGACCGGGTGGTCCTGCTGGGCCGCCCCGCTCAGGAGACTTCTGCGCGGCAACTGCGCGAGTGGACGCTGGACCTTCCGCGCCCCCGCGCCGCGCACTCCGAGCAGCTAAGCCACCTGCGCACCGAGGTGCTGCGCTGCCTGTTCGAAGTGCAGCAGGGCAACTGGGCTGCCTCCCCAGAGGGTGCCCCTCAGGCGCTGGTCAGCTGAACCCGCCTGCCCGACCTGCTTGCTCACCTTATTTCCCCGACTCTTTGCAAGGACCCTACTGTGTGCCATGACCACGCTTTTGCGTTTACTGCTCCCTACTCACGCCGCGAGTTCGTTCGCCTGGCCGGTCTGCTGAGCGCTTCTGCCGGGAGCGCTACGCTGCTGGGCGGCTGCACTCCCCGTCAGCCGGACCCGGATGAGCCGGTGCGTGTCGGCTACCTGCCCATCACCGACGCGGCTCCACTGCTGGCGATGCACGGCCTGGGCTACCTGGAAGCCGAGGGCCTGAGTGCCGAGAAGCCCCGGTTGTTCCGCAGCTGGTCACAGCTGGTCGAAGCTTTTGTGTTCGGGCATGTCAATGTGGTTCATTTGCTCTCTCCCCTCCCCATCTGGATGCGCTATAGCGCGCAGGTGCCTACGCGCATTGTGGCCTGGAGCCATGTGGACGGCTCAGCGCTGACTGTTGCGCCAGATATCACCGAGGTGTCCGACCTGGCGGGCCGGACGGTGGCGCTGCCCTTCTGGTATTCAGTACATAACGTGCTGGCCCAGCGCCTGCTGCGTGAAGCGGGCCTGAATCCGGTGGTCAGTGCGCGTGACGCCAGAGGAGAGCGGGACGTACAGCTGGTGGTGATGGCTCCCAGCGACATGGTGCCCGCCCTGAAAGCAGGCCAGATCGCCGGTTTCGTGGTGGCCGAGCCATTCGGTGCCCTGGCCGAAAGCCTGGGCGCAGGCCGGGTGCAGCGCCTGAGCGGCGACGTGTGGAAGGAACACGCCTGCTGCGTGGTCACCATGCATGACCGCGATATCGAGGGCCGACCCAATTGGACCCAAAAAGTAGTGAATGCCCTGACCCGCGCCCAGCTCTGGCTGAACAGTCACCCGGCAGAGGCCGCTCACCTGCTCTCCGCAGAAGGCGAGCAGCGCTACACCCCCCACAAACCGGCTGTACTGGGGCGGGTGTTGCAGCACGAGCTGCCCGCGCAGTACCTGCAAAGTGGCGCAGTGCAGCACCCGGAGTGGCAGGAGCGGCGCATCGCTTTTCGCCCCTACCCGTACCCCACCTACACCGAGGAACTTGTCCGGCAGCTGAGGGAAGTGCGCGTGGAAGGAGACACCACCTTTTTGCAGCGCCTGGACCCGGCTCAGGTGGCCCGCGAGGTCGTGACGGACCGGTTCGTGACCCAGGCCATGCAGGCTCAGGGTGGCCCCGCCGCCTTCGGGCTGAGCGGATACAGCCGCACCGAGACCTTCTCTGCGCCTGCCCAGGGGCCGGTATGAGCCTGGCCGCTTCTTCCCCTGAGGCGCAGGGCAAGTCCGGGCGTCCTTTCCCCTTTCCGGTAGAACTGCTGGGCCTGCTGGGGCTGGGGCTGCTGTGGTGGCTCCTGACCCTCCCTGCTATGACCGGCACCCCCTTTCTGGGGCAGTTCTCGCCCGGCGCGGCGCTGCCAGCCCTGACCCGTCTCCTGGCGGAAGGCACCCTCTGGGAGCACCTGCTGGTCAGCCTGAAGCGGGTCATGGTGGGACTGGGCCTGGCCTTCGTGATAGGTGCGCCGCTGGGACTGTTGGTGGGATCGTCCCGCCTGCTGGAGCGGGCCACCGAACCGGCCTTTCAGCTGCTGCGTATGATTTCCCCGCTCTCGTGGATGCCGCTGGCGGTGATGGTTCTCGGCGTAGGCGACGCGCCCATCTATTTGCTGCTGGCGCTGGCTGGCCTGTGGCCGATCCTGTTTGCCGCAGCTGGTGGGGTCAAGAACCTGAATGCCAGCTGGCTGGACCTGGGGCGCAGCCTCAGCGCCACACGGGGGGAGATGTTCTGGCATATCACCCTGCCGGGCATTCTGGGGTCACTGCTCCAGGGCGTGCGCCTGGCGATAGGTACGCTCTGGATTCTGCTGGTGCCCTGCGAGATGCTGGGCGTGCGGGCCGGTCTGGGCTACTTCATCCTGGATACCCGTGACCGCCTGGCCTACCCGGAACTGATGGCGACGGTGGTCCTGATCGGGCTGCTGGGCTATCTGCTGGACGCCGCTGCCCGCTGGCTGGTGGGGCGGTTCCAGGGGAACACCTGACACGCACTGCATGGGGTCCGGACGGCCACTCACTTTGGTGGCTCCTTACTCTGGTGGCCACTCCCAGCAGCGTCTGCCAAGGCGCGTTCGTACAGGCTGTCAATCATCCAGTGGGCGCGGTCAAGCACTGCAGAATCGTCAAGTCCCCACATATCGCGGAACACTAAAAAAAGCTCTATGCCGAAGAAGGGGGAAAGGGTCTGTACCAACCGCTCGAGATGGACCTGGGGAAGTTGTCCAACCAGCGGTTCTACCGCCCGCCAGAGCAGCTCACGGCGGTGCCCCCGGTTTGGCGTAGCTTGCTCTGGATAAGCTTCTGCCCAGTTGGTCAGATGGACTTGCAAGATCGCCCGGTGATGAACCTCGGCATCGGTGAGCTGACTGAATGTGAAGTCCAGCAACTCGTGCAGTCTTGCCCGGGCATCCTGGGTAACCGGTTCCCAGTAACGAATAGGAATCATCGTATGGCTGGCCAGCGCAGAAACGATATCGGCCTGACTGGAAAAGTAACGGTGAGCCGTTGCCCGCGATACACTGGCCGCTTCCGCCAATTCAGCAACACTTGGAGTGGTGCCACTGTTCATCAGGCGCTCGGCCGTGGTGATCAGGTGCTCAAAAGTGCGCTGCTGGACGGCGGTAGGTTTGCTCATACTCGGTGCAGTCATAACTCATCTCCAGTGTAGATGGTAAGGCGGGCAGATCAAAATGAGACTGCTGTCTTGACATGAGCCTGACCTCAGTAGGTGACAACTTCAGTTCGACCTCGTTCCAGACGGCAAAACCCAAGAGACAGCTCCATCAAGCTTGATGGGGCCGACTGTTCACGGTTTCCTGAGAGTGTGAAAACAACAGAATCCGCTGCTCAGCAGGCTACCGCACTCACCCAGCACTTCAAAGCGCACGCCAGTCATCTCCGCATTGACACCCTTCAGCGCTTGATTGACGTCCTTCTGGCGATGATTGCCGCGAGGAGCATCAATCATCACGACCTGAGTGCCCACATGCCGGGTATCAGCATGCCCCAGGCTAAGAAAAGGCGGGCAGACCGCACCTTCCGGGATGAGCAGCTGGACATGGACTTTTTCATCGCTCTGCTCGTCGTCCATCTTCCACCGGGGAAGGTGTTGCTGAGTCTGGACCGCACCAATTGGGAGCATGGGGAAACGCCCATCAATTTTCTGGTGCTTGGAGCCGTGGTTCATGGCTTCACCCTGCCCCTGATTTGGGTTCCTCTTGATGAGTCCGGGAACAGCCACACCTACGCCCGTATGTGGTTGGTATTGAAGCTCCTCCGCGTCTTGCCAGCGAAACGCTGGCAAGGCCTGGTGGCTGACCGTGAGTTCATCGGTGCGGAGTGGTTCCGTTTTCTCCGTCGTCAAGGCATCAAGCGGGCGATCCGCATTCGGCACAGCGACATGCTGGACGACATGAATGGGAAGGAATGGTTTAAGCACGTCCAGCACGGTCATTTCCATGAAATCGACGAAAAGGTGTTCGTGTTTGGCGAACTCATGCGGGTGGTCGCGACGAGGTCATCCACAGGTGACCTCGTCATCATTGCCACAGATTTCAGCGCTCGGAAGACCTGGAAGCTGTACAAGCAGCGCTGGTCAATCGAGTGCACCTTCAGCAGCTTCAAGAAGCGAGGCTTCGACCTGGAGCGGACTGGGATGACGGAAAGGAGCCGTCTTCAGCGGCTCTTCGGCCTTGTGACACTGGCCTGGATGTTTTGTTTGCGCCTGGGGGTCTGGCTCAGCCAGACCCAGTCCATCCCCATTCTCAAGCATGGTCGTAGAGCGGTCAGTCTGGTGCGGTACGGTGCTCAGTATCTCGTGGATGCCTTACGGTGGAAACCCAAACAGTTCATGGCTATCCTAGACCTGTTGACCCAGCCTTTTTGCCCACCAGGAGGGGCTGGAAGTGAAGTTGTCACCCACTGAGTACCGAAATCACTGAGCTTGATTGTGTTCTCGTCTGCGTCAAAGAGAATATTGCTGAGGCTGAGATCACGATGAATAACGCCCTCGCTATGTGCTAGCTGTACTGCACCAAGAATGTTCTGGAGTGTCTGAATCCGCCAAGCTAGGGTGGGACGACGGCCACAAACTATTCGTTCTTCCAGTGTTTGACCACCGGGAACATATTCCAGAACTCATAAGTTGCACCTTGCATAGCTGAGCGAATAGCCGTGCTGGTGGAGGAATTCTTGCTCTTTTTGAAGCTGGCTCAGCAGGTGGTTGAGCCAGACTTCGGGGAACAGGGTGTAGAGAGCCAGGCGGGCTGCCTCTTTCAGGGTCATGTCCTCAGAGCGGTACAGCATGGTCAGGGTGAAGGCCAGGAAGACCATCAAAATCCAGCGGTCCAGACCCCTGGCAGTTCGCAGCGCGAACTGCGCCAACCCAAACTGATGCTTCCCTTCTTTGAAAAACGACTCCAGTGCCCAGCGCCGTTTTCCTTCAGCAAGGATGTCCTTCCCCTCTAACAGCTCAGACGACACCGCGAAGAATTCACGGTCCCCACGGTCCATCCTCCCCAGGGTCAGCGTTTCCAGAGGCCAGTTGGCGAGGTTGACGTACCCCCCATGCGGACAGTCCGCAACCGTCACCTGTCCAGGATGGTCTGTGCGTCGGTTGCTCCGCACACCCACCACGAACTCGAAACCCAGGCGCTGCACACCGTCCAGAAAGACAGCGGATTCGAATCCACTGTCCGCTAGGACACGTACCCGGAAACGTTTCTTGATGAAGTCCGGCACCTCTTCCAGTAGGTCGAGCGCCAGAGTGACCGGGGTGCTGGTGTGCTTGCCCTGGTAGACCCGGTAAGAAATGGGGAACTTCAGTTCCCCATATTCGGCGAACAGGACCACCAGATGAATGCCGTGCCTGCCGTTGTAGACGCTGACGTAGGGCAGTTGAGTCCCCACCTTTTCCACCGTGGTCAGATCCACACTGAGACGCAGACGAGGTCTGCGTTTGTGACGAGCCGCGTCCAGCAACATGCGCCATTGGGTGTCCTGCATCTCTTCCCAGCAGCGGTCTGAATCCCAGTCATAGATGTTGAAGAAACGGCTGAGTGCACTGGGACTGACTCCCTCAGCCTGGCTGAAGTTGGTCTTCTGACCTGGACTGTGGAAGAGGTGCAGCGAAGCTTGCAAGCTTCGCTGCTGATACAGCGTCTCTGGAATATCCAGAATCCGCTGTGAGAGAATATGGGCGCGCTCCCCTGAAACCTGTTTGTACACACTTCCAGAATTTCAGCTCTGGGAGCGCTTTTTGTCCGCCTATTCAGGTGCAAGTTCTGAGCCTAAGGTAGGGCGCGAAACAGGCAGAGAAGCTCGGCTGGCCGCCACAGGCCCCAGCGAATTTGGGAAGATTCGCCGCACTCTGACTGTTTCTGAAAGAGGTAAGAATATGAAAAAATGACTTTTGTCGCCCTCGGTCTTGGCCTGGCGCTGGCCGCTTGCGGTAACACTCCTTCTGCGCCCGCTTCTACCCCCGCTCAGACGCCGGCACCCGGTGCTTCTGTACCTGGAAACGGCGGAGACCTTGCCCAGGTTCCTGACCCTGAACGCGCTCGCAGCGCCGGGCAGCTGGCTCCTCTGGTGGAAGTGAAACCGGAAAATGCCATCCCTGGGCAGTACATCGTGGTACTCAGCGAAGGCAGCCTGGGTAGTGATCTGAGCGCACAGTCGGCCGGCGGCCTGATTCAAGCGCTGGGACTGAACCCCCAGGGCATCACCATGCAGCACATCTACGGTCAGGCGCTACAAGGCTTCGCCGCTCAGCTGAGCGCGGAAAACCTGCACACTCTGCGAGCCGATCCCCGCGTCAAGTATGTTGAGCAGGATCAGGTCATGCGGGCCAACGCCACCCAGAGCGGCGCTACCTGGGGCCTGGACCGCCTGGACCAGCGTGCCCTGCCACTGGACAGCAGCTACACCTACAACACCAACGTCAGCAACGTCACCTCCTACATCATCGACACCGGCATCCTGACCACCCACAACGACTTCGGGGGCCGCGCCGTGTGGGGCAGCAACCAGACCGGCGACGGCCGCAACACCGACTGTAACGGGCACGGCACCCACGTGGCCGGCACCGTGGGCGGCAACAGCTATGGCGTGGCCAAAGGCACCCGCCT
This window of the Deinococcus sp. Marseille-Q6407 genome carries:
- a CDS encoding carboxymuconolactone decarboxylase family protein; protein product: MTVPDSSKARRLSAHTVESAPEGSRAQLEAVQKRNGGYLPNLLGVLSNSPTVLESYLTLSKLNGKTSLTPDEREVVQLMAATTHGCSFCVAGHTLTAQKTTKLSAEDIEALRGHKTLQDSKLAALASYTSAVIANRGAVSDEELQAFFGAGYDQAQALEVVLGVGLATICNFGNNVAQTTLNPELEPYRWDGLS
- a CDS encoding acyl-CoA dehydrogenase family protein; the protein is MSRFTELHQWLEGHAAQLDAGDPQVSTELLPQLASAGLFRLGVPTEYGGAGGSITEAIEALADVAERSLTAAFVGWGQRTFIEYLLTGRSSGPLREQLLPGLLSGEIAGASGLSNAMKFLSGIEQISLSGRPDAAGWTVDGALPWVTNLRTQDQGFWAAAMVATPAGSPHPLVAVSLAHTPGLTRTPDLDLVALRGSATAQLHFEQAQVAEHHVLDPDAADYLPRVRPAFLGLQLALPLGLARRSLAEARSRLACFDTSVLHGPVADTQAELDALSQQLYSGLAAGKFVQDCAELFRLKVALVETAGRAVDLELQATGGLAYLSGRADGLMRRWREQAFLPLITPSVVQLQTQLAQAGQPYTGTPTRQAAV
- a CDS encoding ABC transporter ATP-binding protein, which produces MTATPVLSARNLAVRYGSQAVLQGFDLQVAPGEIVAVLGASGVGKSSLLRILAGLQPAGAGEVQLKGQRLNRPHPAMAFAFQTPSLLPWLNVERNVAFGLDFRHQPALDPAERRLRVAQVLAEVGLEGQGRRFPAQLSGGMAQRAALARSFARQPEVLLLDEPFSALDEVRRSEMQTLLLALLQRHQTAVVLITHDIDEALLLADRVVLLGRPAQETSARQLREWTLDLPRPRAAHSEQLSHLRTEVLRCLFEVQQGNWAASPEGAPQALVS
- a CDS encoding ABC transporter substrate-binding protein; the encoded protein is MCHDHAFAFTAPYSRREFVRLAGLLSASAGSATLLGGCTPRQPDPDEPVRVGYLPITDAAPLLAMHGLGYLEAEGLSAEKPRLFRSWSQLVEAFVFGHVNVVHLLSPLPIWMRYSAQVPTRIVAWSHVDGSALTVAPDITEVSDLAGRTVALPFWYSVHNVLAQRLLREAGLNPVVSARDARGERDVQLVVMAPSDMVPALKAGQIAGFVVAEPFGALAESLGAGRVQRLSGDVWKEHACCVVTMHDRDIEGRPNWTQKVVNALTRAQLWLNSHPAEAAHLLSAEGEQRYTPHKPAVLGRVLQHELPAQYLQSGAVQHPEWQERRIAFRPYPYPTYTEELVRQLREVRVEGDTTFLQRLDPAQVAREVVTDRFVTQAMQAQGGPAAFGLSGYSRTETFSAPAQGPV
- a CDS encoding ABC transporter permease codes for the protein MSLAASSPEAQGKSGRPFPFPVELLGLLGLGLLWWLLTLPAMTGTPFLGQFSPGAALPALTRLLAEGTLWEHLLVSLKRVMVGLGLAFVIGAPLGLLVGSSRLLERATEPAFQLLRMISPLSWMPLAVMVLGVGDAPIYLLLALAGLWPILFAAAGGVKNLNASWLDLGRSLSATRGEMFWHITLPGILGSLLQGVRLAIGTLWILLVPCEMLGVRAGLGYFILDTRDRLAYPELMATVVLIGLLGYLLDAAARWLVGRFQGNT
- a CDS encoding TetR/AcrR family transcriptional regulator, which codes for MSKPTAVQQRTFEHLITTAERLMNSGTTPSVAELAEAASVSRATAHRYFSSQADIVSALASHTMIPIRYWEPVTQDARARLHELLDFTFSQLTDAEVHHRAILQVHLTNWAEAYPEQATPNRGHRRELLWRAVEPLVGQLPQVHLERLVQTLSPFFGIELFLVFRDMWGLDDSAVLDRAHWMIDSLYERALADAAGSGHQSKEPPK
- a CDS encoding IS4 family transposase, with the translated sequence MIAARSINHHDLSAHMPGISMPQAKKRRADRTFRDEQLDMDFFIALLVVHLPPGKVLLSLDRTNWEHGETPINFLVLGAVVHGFTLPLIWVPLDESGNSHTYARMWLVLKLLRVLPAKRWQGLVADREFIGAEWFRFLRRQGIKRAIRIRHSDMLDDMNGKEWFKHVQHGHFHEIDEKVFVFGELMRVVATRSSTGDLVIIATDFSARKTWKLYKQRWSIECTFSSFKKRGFDLERTGMTERSRLQRLFGLVTLAWMFCLRLGVWLSQTQSIPILKHGRRAVSLVRYGAQYLVDALRWKPKQFMAILDLLTQPFCPPGGAGSEVVTH
- a CDS encoding protein kinase domain-containing protein, which codes for MEYVPGGQTLEERIVCGRRPTLAWRIQTLQNILGAVQLAHSEGVIHRDLSLSNILFDADENTIKLSDFGTQWVTTSLPAPPGGQKGWVNRSRIAMNCLGFHRKASTRY
- a CDS encoding transposase, giving the protein MYKQVSGERAHILSQRILDIPETLYQQRSLQASLHLFHSPGQKTNFSQAEGVSPSALSRFFNIYDWDSDRCWEEMQDTQWRMLLDAARHKRRPRLRLSVDLTTVEKVGTQLPYVSVYNGRHGIHLVVLFAEYGELKFPISYRVYQGKHTSTPVTLALDLLEEVPDFIKKRFRVRVLADSGFESAVFLDGVQRLGFEFVVGVRSNRRTDHPGQVTVADCPHGGYVNLANWPLETLTLGRMDRGDREFFAVSSELLEGKDILAEGKRRWALESFFKEGKHQFGLAQFALRTARGLDRWILMVFLAFTLTMLYRSEDMTLKEAARLALYTLFPEVWLNHLLSQLQKEQEFLHQHGYSLSYARCNL